The Toxotes jaculatrix isolate fToxJac2 chromosome 21, fToxJac2.pri, whole genome shotgun sequence genome includes a region encoding these proteins:
- the LOC121201277 gene encoding uncharacterized protein LOC121201277, which produces MAAIVTGLIPILRTAVDATTTYKCRSLWFGFLCIRVVILFLAELPFTKLDGDFSCNGTKDSICTRACFNRLFHKPMMVAWNFIFVLVILSVLLMELFASHLRSLTRKRSSQVKADVELEDQGKEEALVVSIDSTGKAVIDLHRDKGTVVFYLFSIMLRIVVESWFVYVLLFWNLPALNSGPYRCSTDICSELHLCVVRAAPEKCMSIYALASISGIIIICSLLFCMYSIVHYLFNCK; this is translated from the coding sequence ATGGCAGCAATAGTAACAGGCCTTATCCCCATCCTGCGGACGGCAGTGGACGCCACCACCACCTACAAGTGCCGCTCCTTGTGGTTCGGCTTCCTGTGCATCCGCGTGGTGATCCTTTTCCTGGCCGAGCTGCCCTTCACCAAACTGGATGGTGATTTCAGCTGCAACGGCACCAAGGACAGCATCTGCACCAGAGCCTGTTTTAACAGACTTTTCCATAAACCTATGATGGTGGCCTGGAACTTCATCTTTGTCCTGGTtatcctctctgtcctgctcatGGAGCTGTTCGCCTCTCACCTGCGCTCCCTGACTCGGAAGAGGAGCTCCCAGGTGAAGGCAGATGTGGAGCTGGAAGACCAGGGAAAAGAGGAGGCTCTGGTTGTGTCCATAGACAGCACGGGCAAGGCGGTCATCGATCTCCACAGAGACAAAGGCACCGTGGTCTTCTACCTGTTCAGCATCATGCTGCGTATTGTGGTTGAATCTTGGTTTGTTTATGTTCTACTTTTCTGGAACCTGCCGGCGCTGAATAGTGGTCCATACAGATGCTCCACAGACATCTGCTCTGAGTTACACTTGTGTGTTGTGAGGGCTGCCCCAGAGAAATGCATGTCTATTTATGCTTTGGCTTCCATTTCAGGCATCATTATTATTTGTTCCCTCTTATTTTGTATGTACTCCATTGTTCACTATCTTTTCAACTGTAAATGA
- the znf668 gene encoding zinc finger protein 668, which yields MTSPQPGSPPLAEQYTPPTQDEENQQEEEMLRDQPAKKRGRGRPPKVKPSFKCSTCTEAFRSLSALRSHKLSAHVKDRQQQHSCSQCTKTFSSKAQLSKHERTHSAQRPFQCPDCHKAYKTPTELRNHSRSHTGEKPFICTECGKAFMQAICLRIHMTQHSGERPYSCRQCSKSYPTLSKLKVHMRSHTGEKPYFCAECGKSFADPSVFRKHRRNHQGHRPYACDECGKTYTELKDLKNHERSHTGEKPYLCSDCGKAFSRSSSLACHQRIHSQNKPYQCEQCGKGFTQLSSYQSHLRTHSGEKPFLCPQCGKMFSDPSSFRRHQRAHMGFKPYPCDKCSKRFRQPADLAVHERVHSGERPYKCQSCDKAFVASWDLRRHMLVHTGLRPFSCTECDKSFAERSSLNKHRRVHSGERPFKCEECLKSFVVSSSLRKHERTHLAEQSEQQQQQQQQQQHQQQQQQQQQETEAGSASGFTAHTTLPQFSCTHCDATFGTWDEVQAHENLHSIDSTSQTVTKIVPLGSHVCETCQAEFAQLADLQEHEKQHPKPRPHVCNSCGKGFLNKSGLRKHQKIHSTNKPHSCPHCSKAFLFAAYLRKHLRTHADTASATMATPATPAAPQLSDINIIHTDPLPSPPPPSEVSPSTVESSAISLTVPVTVPVTSFQTLPDYLVKEEGL from the coding sequence ATGACGTCTCCTCAGCCCGGTAGCCCACCTCTTGCAGAACAATACACCCCTCCTACACAGGATGAAGAGAACCAGCAAGAGGAAGAGATGTTGAGGGACCAGCCTGCAAAGAAACGTGGCAGAGGCAGGCCCCCGAAAGTCAAACCCTCCTTCAAGTGCTCTACATGCACAGAGGCTTTCAGGAGTCTGTCGGCTCTGCGGAGCCACAAGCTTTCAGCACATGTAAAGGACCGTCAGCAGCAACACTCGTGTTCTCAGTGTACCAAAACATTCTCAAGCAAGGCTCAGCTCTCAAAGCACGAGCGCACTCACTCAGCCCAGCGTCCCTTTCAGTGTCCAGACTGTCACAAGGCTTACAAGACACCTACAGAGCTACGCAACCATAGTCGCTCTCACACTGGGGAGAAACCTTTCATATGCACGGAGTGTGGGAAGGCCTTCATGCAGGCTATTTGCCTGAGGATCCATATGACACAGCACAGTGGAGAGCGCCCTTACTCTTGCCGTCAGTGCTCTAAGAGCTACCCCACCCTGTCTAAACTGAAGGTGCACATGCGCTCTCACACTGGAGAAAAGCCATACTTCTGTGCTGAGTGCGGTAAGAGTTTTGCTGATCCCTCTGTGTTCCGAAAACATAGAAGGAACCATCAGGGCCATCGGCCGTATGCCTGTGACGAGTGCGGGAAAACGTACACAGAGCTCAAGGACCTGAAAAACCACGAGCGCTCCCACACTGGGGAAAAACCGTACCTGTGCTCAGACTGTGGCAAAGCCTTCTCTCGCTCCTCCTCTCTAGCCTGCCATCAGCGTATTCACTCCCAGAATAAACCCTATCAGTGTGAGCAGTGTGGCAAAGGCTTCACCCAGCTGTCCTCCTACCAGTCTCATCTCCGCACTCACTCTGGTGAGAAACCGTTTCTCTGTCCGCAGTGTGGCAAGATGTTTTCTGACCCGTCCAGTTTCCGTCGCCACCAGCGAGCCCACATGGGTTTCAAGCCCTATCCATGCGATAAGTGTTCCAAGAGGTTCAGGCAGCCAGCTGATCTGGCCGTGCATGAACGCGTTCACTCTGGAGAACGTCCTTACAAATGCCAAAGCTGTGACAAAGCCTTTGTAGCGTCCTGGGATCTGCGGCGCCACATGCTTGTCCACACAGGGCTCAGGCCCTTTTCTTGTACTGAGTGTGACAAGTCATTTGCTGAGCGCTCCAGCCTCAACAAGCACCGGCGTGTGCACTCTGGAGAGAGGCCTTTCAAATGTGAGGAGTGTCTGAAGTCATTTGTTGTTTCCTCAAGCCTGCGCAAACATGAGAGAACTCACCTGGCTGAGCagtctgaacagcagcagcaacaacaacaacaacaacaacatcaacagcaacagcaacagcaacaacaggagaCAGAGGCAGGGTCAGCCTCAGGcttcactgcacacacaactCTCCCTCAGTTCTCCTGTACGCACTGCGATGCTACATTTGGAACCTGGGATGAAGTTCAGGCCCATGAAAATCTTCACTCCATTGATTCCACCTCTCAGACTGTAACCAAAATTGTGCCACTTGGCTCACATGTCTGTGAAACCTGCCAGGCGGAGTTTGCACAGCTGGCAGACTTACAGGAGCACGAGAAGCAGCATCCCAAGCCGAGGCCTCATGTCTGCAACAGCTGTGGCAAAGGCTTCCTCAACAAATCTGGATTGCGTAAACACCAGAAGATCCACTCCACCAATAAACCTCACAGCTGCCCCCATTGTAGCAAAGCCTTTCTGTTTGCCGCCTATCTTCGCAAGCACTTACGGACTCATGCAGACACTGCCTCAGCCACCATGGCCACCCCGGCCACCCCAGCTGCCCCACAACTCAGTGACATTAACATTATTCACACAGACCCgctcccttctcctccacccCCGAGTGAGGTTTCCCCCTCCACTGTTGAATCCAGTGCCATATCCCTGACTGTTCCAGTGACGGTACCTGTGACTTCTTTTCAGACTCTACCAGACTACCTTGTCAAAGAAGAGGgactttaa